In one window of Flavobacterium ginsengisoli DNA:
- the rpsT gene encoding 30S ribosomal protein S20 gives MANHKSALKRIRSNEKRRVLNRYQHKTTRNAIKALRLATDKADATAKLSTVISMIDKLAKKNIIHDNKASNLKSKLTKHVAKL, from the coding sequence ATGGCAAATCATAAGTCAGCATTAAAAAGAATCAGAAGTAACGAAAAAAGAAGAGTTCTTAACAGATATCAGCATAAAACTACTCGTAATGCTATTAAAGCGTTAAGACTAGCTACTGATAAAGCTGATGCTACTGCAAAATTATCAACTGTAATTTCTATGATTGATAAATTAGCTAAAAAGAACATCATTCACGATAATAAAGCTTCTAACTTGAAGTCTAAATTAACGAAACACGTTGCTAAATTGTAA
- a CDS encoding N-acetylmuramoyl-L-alanine amidase produces MTKKHFCYLILAIIISSCSTNPYKNTEKAYDQQLKTLENQITSKEAKSIPAVPPLAIDTSYAQQLGIVKDTLSKTGSTYLVNGINTEWVGTVNFNLRKPSFVIIHHTAQDSLQQTINTFTKTKTQVSAHYIISENGKVVQMLNDYLRAWHAGNSTWGKTTDLNSCSIGIELDNNGFKPFTEAQINSLLALLTKLKKDYNIPTQNFLGHADIAPGRKQDPSALFPWKILAEKGFGIWPDEVLEPAPFDFKIEPALRIIGYNTKNLTAAIQAFKLHYIQTDATSVLDRKTIDTIYSIYKKQVQ; encoded by the coding sequence ATGACAAAAAAACATTTTTGTTATCTGATTTTAGCTATTATAATCAGCTCTTGTTCTACAAATCCGTACAAGAATACTGAAAAGGCTTACGATCAGCAGCTGAAAACTTTAGAAAACCAGATTACAAGCAAAGAAGCAAAATCAATTCCTGCTGTTCCGCCTTTAGCAATTGACACTTCTTATGCGCAACAACTGGGAATTGTGAAAGACACTTTATCTAAAACAGGTTCTACTTATTTGGTAAACGGAATAAACACAGAATGGGTCGGTACAGTAAATTTTAATTTAAGAAAACCAAGTTTTGTTATTATTCACCACACTGCGCAAGATTCGCTGCAACAGACGATTAATACTTTTACAAAAACCAAAACTCAAGTAAGCGCCCACTACATCATTTCTGAAAACGGAAAAGTAGTACAAATGCTTAATGATTATCTAAGAGCATGGCATGCTGGAAATTCGACTTGGGGAAAAACAACAGATTTAAACTCTTGTTCTATTGGTATCGAATTAGATAATAACGGCTTTAAACCTTTTACTGAAGCGCAAATTAATAGTTTGCTCGCTTTATTGACCAAATTGAAAAAGGATTATAACATTCCGACTCAAAACTTTTTAGGTCATGCTGATATTGCACCTGGAAGAAAGCAGGATCCGAGCGCTCTATTTCCTTGGAAAATATTAGCTGAAAAAGGATTTGGAATTTGGCCAGATGAAGTCTTAGAACCTGCACCTTTTGATTTTAAAATTGAACCAGCACTGAGAATAATAGGCTATAACACCAAAAATTTAACTGCGGCTATTCAAGCATTTAAACTACATTATATTCAAACTGATGCAACTTCAGTTTTAGATAGAAAAACAATCGATACGATTTATTCGATATATAAAAAACAGGTTCAATAA
- a CDS encoding response regulator, with product MLEQILCIDDDPITLMLCKKVISKSSFSHEVITAQNGEEALHHFNILKYTNDKARKRPELIFLDLNMPIMGGWEFLDHFTSPDYIEFNTVPVIVLSSTIDPEDLAKAKKYPIIIDFLSKPITQPMLEYLKKKIDL from the coding sequence ATGCTTGAGCAGATTTTATGCATCGATGATGACCCTATCACATTGATGCTATGCAAAAAAGTAATTTCAAAATCTTCATTTTCACATGAAGTTATTACAGCTCAAAACGGCGAAGAAGCCCTTCATCATTTCAACATCTTAAAATACACCAACGACAAAGCAAGAAAAAGGCCTGAATTAATTTTTTTAGATTTAAATATGCCTATTATGGGAGGATGGGAATTTTTAGATCACTTCACTTCTCCAGATTATATAGAATTCAATACTGTTCCTGTAATTGTACTATCCTCAACTATTGACCCTGAAGACCTTGCCAAAGCAAAAAAATATCCAATTATAATAGACTTTCTTTCTAAACCAATTACACAGCCCATGCTGGAATATCTTAAAAAGAAGATTGATTTATAA
- the proS gene encoding proline--tRNA ligase: MSKNLTTRSEDYSKWYNELVVKADLAENSGVRGCMVIKPYGYAIWEKMQAELDRMFKETGHQNAYFPLFVPKSMFEAEEKNAEGFAKECAVVTHYRLKNDEERPGKLMVDPNARLEEELIVRPTSEAIIWSTYKGWVQSYRDLPLLINQWANVVRWEMRTRLFLRTAEFLWQEGHTAHATKAEAIEESEKMMNVYADFAESFMAIPVVKGFKTETERFAGADETYCIEALMQDGKALQAGTSHFLGQNFAKAFDVKFANAEGKQEHVWGTSWGVSTRLMGALIMTHSDDQGLVLPPNLAPIQVVIVPIYKTDEQLAQITEAVKDLTAKLRKLKITVKFDDRTTQKPGFKFAEWELKGVPVRIAVGPKDLENGTFEVARRDNLTKEVVASEKIVEHVNNLLEQIQVDLFTKALDYRNTHITEVNSFEEFKEVLEGKGGFLSAHWDGTAETEEKIKELTKATIRCIPLDAVEEAGTCVFTGKPSSKRVLFAKAY; encoded by the coding sequence ATGAGTAAGAACCTTACTACAAGATCAGAAGATTATTCAAAATGGTATAACGAACTGGTTGTAAAAGCAGATCTAGCTGAAAATTCAGGAGTTAGAGGATGTATGGTGATAAAACCATACGGGTATGCTATTTGGGAAAAAATGCAAGCCGAGTTAGATCGCATGTTCAAAGAAACTGGACATCAAAACGCTTATTTTCCTTTGTTTGTACCGAAAAGCATGTTTGAGGCGGAGGAGAAGAATGCAGAAGGATTTGCTAAAGAATGCGCAGTTGTAACGCATTACAGATTGAAAAATGACGAGGAAAGACCTGGTAAATTAATGGTTGATCCGAATGCAAGATTAGAGGAGGAGCTTATCGTTCGTCCAACAAGTGAAGCTATTATTTGGTCTACATATAAAGGATGGGTGCAATCTTATAGAGATTTACCTTTATTAATCAATCAATGGGCAAATGTGGTTCGTTGGGAAATGCGTACGCGTTTGTTCTTGAGAACTGCAGAGTTTTTATGGCAAGAAGGGCATACGGCCCACGCTACAAAAGCAGAAGCAATAGAGGAATCAGAAAAAATGATGAACGTTTATGCTGATTTTGCCGAGAGTTTTATGGCAATTCCAGTTGTGAAAGGTTTTAAAACTGAAACAGAGCGTTTTGCTGGAGCAGATGAGACATATTGTATTGAGGCATTGATGCAAGATGGAAAAGCATTACAAGCTGGTACATCTCACTTCTTGGGTCAGAACTTTGCAAAAGCATTCGATGTTAAGTTTGCTAATGCAGAAGGAAAACAAGAACACGTTTGGGGAACTTCTTGGGGAGTGTCTACTCGTTTGATGGGTGCATTGATCATGACACATTCTGATGATCAAGGATTGGTATTGCCTCCAAATTTGGCTCCAATTCAAGTAGTTATTGTTCCTATATATAAGACAGATGAACAATTGGCTCAAATTACTGAAGCTGTTAAGGATTTAACGGCTAAACTGAGAAAATTAAAAATCACTGTTAAGTTTGATGACAGAACAACGCAAAAACCAGGATTTAAATTTGCAGAATGGGAATTAAAAGGAGTTCCTGTTCGAATTGCTGTTGGTCCTAAAGATTTGGAAAATGGAACTTTTGAGGTGGCAAGACGTGATAATTTGACAAAAGAAGTTGTTGCTAGCGAAAAAATTGTTGAGCACGTAAATAATCTTTTAGAACAGATTCAAGTTGACTTATTTACAAAAGCGTTAGATTATCGCAATACTCATATTACGGAAGTAAATAGTTTTGAGGAATTTAAAGAAGTTTTAGAAGGTAAAGGAGGCTTTTTGTCTGCTCACTGGGACGGAACTGCAGAGACAGAAGAGAAGATAAAAGAATTGACAAAAGCGACGATTCGTTGTATTCCTTTAGATGCTGTAGAAGAGGCTGGAACCTGCGTGTTTACTGGAAAACCTTCTTCTAAAAGAGTGCTTTTTGCTAAGGCTTATTAA
- a CDS encoding OmpP1/FadL family transporter: MKKIFFLFITGLTVSASYSQEVSDALRYSQENLTGTARYRAMSGAFGAVGGDISALSVNPAGSAIFNSNQVGVSFSNQNIKNNSDYFGTQTSDKKNSFILNQAGGVFVFKNHNPNVGWNKITIGATYENTNNFNNQLFSAGTNPTNSVGAYFLDYANYSNGGAPVPQEFVTLQPNETVSDLYRYLGSNFPNVQYPNLSGFSAQQALLGNLGRVIGIDEANNPNSTYSTNVPNGGNYYQENEIYTRGYNSKVSFNIATSYKDRLYLGANLNVHITDYRRSTSFYEDNDNPLQPKETISNLRFNNDLYTYGNGFSFQLGAIGKVTDNFRLGIAYESNTWYELYDELSQSLYTTRQATGGPIVSANVNPNIVNVYESYTLQTPDKWTFSAAYIFGKSGLLSIDYGIRNYGNTKFKPTSAGFGGINNEIDNTLSSTGELRIGAEYKIKQLSLRGGYRYEGSPYKNGITVGELNSYSAGLGYNFGSTKLDVAYSYLERDSNQGFFTRGFTDGANITSKLNNVTMTLLFEL, translated from the coding sequence ATGAAAAAAATATTTTTCCTATTTATAACAGGACTAACTGTCAGCGCGTCATATTCACAAGAAGTTTCAGATGCTTTGCGTTATTCTCAAGAAAATCTTACAGGTACCGCTCGTTACAGAGCAATGAGCGGTGCTTTTGGAGCAGTTGGAGGAGATATCTCTGCGTTGAGCGTTAACCCTGCTGGGTCTGCAATTTTTAACAGTAATCAAGTTGGAGTTTCCTTTAGCAATCAGAATATCAAAAACAATTCTGACTACTTTGGCACTCAGACCTCAGATAAAAAAAATTCTTTTATTCTAAATCAAGCTGGTGGTGTTTTTGTATTTAAAAACCACAATCCTAATGTGGGATGGAATAAAATTACAATTGGAGCAACTTACGAGAACACAAACAATTTCAACAATCAACTTTTCTCCGCTGGGACAAACCCTACAAATTCAGTTGGAGCTTATTTCTTAGATTACGCAAATTATAGCAATGGAGGCGCTCCTGTTCCTCAGGAATTTGTTACTTTACAGCCAAACGAAACAGTATCTGATTTATATCGATATTTAGGATCCAATTTTCCAAATGTCCAATATCCAAACCTAAGTGGATTTTCTGCACAACAAGCATTATTAGGAAATCTAGGACGCGTTATAGGCATTGATGAAGCAAACAATCCTAACAGCACGTATTCCACAAATGTTCCTAATGGAGGAAATTATTATCAGGAAAACGAAATTTACACTAGAGGTTACAATAGCAAAGTAAGCTTCAATATCGCAACGTCTTACAAAGACCGACTATATTTAGGAGCAAATTTAAATGTTCATATTACAGATTATAGAAGATCTACAAGTTTCTATGAGGACAATGATAATCCATTACAACCTAAGGAAACTATATCAAATTTAAGATTCAATAATGATTTATACACTTACGGAAATGGATTTTCTTTCCAGCTTGGAGCAATAGGTAAAGTAACAGATAATTTTAGACTTGGAATAGCTTACGAATCAAACACATGGTACGAACTTTATGATGAACTTTCACAAAGTTTATACACAACAAGACAAGCTACAGGTGGACCAATTGTAAGTGCTAATGTGAATCCTAATATAGTAAATGTATACGAATCTTACACTTTACAAACACCTGACAAATGGACTTTTAGCGCTGCATACATATTTGGTAAATCCGGATTATTAAGCATTGATTATGGTATCAGAAACTATGGAAACACCAAGTTCAAACCAACTAGCGCAGGCTTTGGCGGTATAAACAATGAAATAGATAACACTCTATCTAGTACTGGCGAACTTCGTATTGGCGCTGAATACAAAATAAAGCAATTAAGTTTAAGAGGCGGATACCGCTATGAAGGAAGTCCTTATAAAAATGGAATTACAGTTGGCGAGTTAAACAGTTATTCTGCCGGTTTAGGTTATAATTTCGGCTCTACAAAATTGGATGTAGCTTACTCTTATTTAGAGAGAGATTCAAATCAAGGTTTCTTTACAAGAGGATTCACAGATGGAGCCAACATTACTTCTAAATTAAACAATGTCACCATGACCTTATTATTTGAATTGTAA
- a CDS encoding glycoside hydrolase family 5 protein, with product MLRGLSFGWHSMWPRFYNEKAVSWLKKDFNCNVVRAAMGIELGDYSYVNDPQFSKEKIEAVVNGAIKSDIYVIIDWHSHNINLKEATAFFAEMSKKYAKYPNIIYEVFNEPDYETWWEVKNYAEEVIKVIRENDPNNIILVGCPHWDQDIDLPAEDPIRGYNNIMYTMHFYAATHGKELRDRTDRAIKSGLPVFISESAGMEASGDGPLNYKAWQEYIDWMEARKLSWITWSVSDKDETCSILKKTAKSDGKWKDEDLKESGIKVREYLRKYNKEE from the coding sequence GTGCTCCGTGGTTTAAGTTTTGGATGGCACAGCATGTGGCCGAGATTTTATAATGAAAAAGCAGTAAGCTGGTTAAAAAAAGATTTTAATTGTAATGTAGTTCGAGCCGCAATGGGAATCGAATTAGGAGATTACTCCTATGTAAACGATCCTCAGTTTTCTAAAGAAAAAATCGAGGCTGTTGTAAATGGTGCTATAAAATCTGATATATACGTAATTATAGATTGGCATAGCCATAATATCAATCTTAAAGAAGCTACAGCATTTTTTGCAGAAATGTCAAAAAAGTACGCCAAGTATCCTAATATAATATATGAAGTATTCAACGAGCCAGATTATGAAACTTGGTGGGAAGTAAAGAACTACGCAGAAGAAGTTATTAAAGTTATTCGAGAGAACGATCCTAATAATATAATTTTAGTAGGCTGCCCTCATTGGGATCAGGATATTGATTTGCCTGCCGAAGATCCAATAAGAGGATATAACAATATAATGTATACAATGCACTTTTATGCCGCTACGCATGGTAAAGAATTAAGAGATAGAACAGATAGAGCTATTAAAAGTGGCTTGCCAGTTTTTATTTCAGAATCGGCAGGAATGGAAGCTTCTGGAGATGGACCGTTAAATTATAAAGCTTGGCAAGAATACATTGATTGGATGGAAGCTCGGAAATTAAGCTGGATTACATGGTCGGTATCGGATAAGGATGAAACTTGTTCTATTCTAAAAAAAACAGCTAAATCTGATGGAAAATGGAAAGACGAGGATTTAAAAGAATCTGGAATTAAAGTCCGAGAATATTTAAGGAAATATAATAAAGAAGAATAA
- a CDS encoding fasciclin domain-containing protein translates to MANSNLSTFAKAIQLAGLESSLNTPDDFTYFVPNNTALDAYLVANGYVNDLGYPDINLVPVDDLKQLVLSHVVKGVKKRVAKLEGVEADYLTTGDYATMANAVNPDLYLLSINVTNNVLKVNGSDKSAPGLDYYGTNGFVNVLDNVIVLTPPAPAITSLSQVLASAGDVITITGQNFVKVKTVKFGSSEATFTVVSKTEIKATVPADFDSYALIVVETEFGVSAPSGVGLKYLLYEDSLKGWGWGWGGDITWESTEKVSRGTYAIKKVAEAWSGLFMHSDLLLNAADYQFVKMSIFPTESTKIMVTINSDTGDSAKGTTVTLIPGQWNNISIPISALHPELLTDGNFDSVFIQEFSGGTITPSSAFYIDDIGFL, encoded by the coding sequence TTGGCAAATAGCAATTTAAGTACGTTTGCAAAAGCAATCCAACTTGCTGGTTTAGAATCGTCATTAAATACACCTGATGATTTTACTTATTTTGTCCCTAACAATACAGCTCTAGATGCTTATTTAGTAGCTAATGGTTATGTAAATGATTTGGGATATCCAGATATCAATTTAGTTCCAGTAGACGATCTAAAGCAACTTGTTTTAAGTCATGTTGTTAAAGGGGTTAAAAAAAGAGTGGCTAAACTTGAAGGTGTTGAAGCTGATTATTTAACAACCGGTGATTATGCAACAATGGCAAATGCCGTAAATCCTGATTTGTATTTACTAAGCATTAATGTGACTAATAATGTTTTAAAAGTTAATGGATCTGATAAATCGGCTCCAGGACTTGATTATTATGGTACGAATGGTTTTGTAAATGTTTTGGATAATGTAATTGTCTTAACTCCTCCAGCTCCTGCAATTACAAGTTTGTCACAAGTTTTAGCTTCTGCTGGAGATGTTATTACTATTACAGGACAGAATTTTGTAAAAGTTAAAACGGTTAAGTTTGGATCTTCTGAAGCTACATTTACTGTAGTGTCTAAAACAGAAATAAAAGCAACTGTTCCAGCAGATTTTGATTCGTATGCGCTTATTGTTGTAGAGACTGAATTTGGAGTTTCTGCTCCAAGTGGTGTAGGCCTTAAATATTTATTATACGAAGACTCACTGAAAGGCTGGGGCTGGGGCTGGGGAGGAGACATCACCTGGGAAAGCACAGAAAAAGTTAGCAGAGGAACATATGCAATTAAGAAAGTTGCAGAAGCTTGGAGCGGACTTTTCATGCACTCAGATCTTCTTCTTAACGCTGCAGATTATCAATTTGTTAAAATGTCTATTTTCCCAACTGAAAGTACCAAAATTATGGTTACCATAAATAGTGATACGGGTGATTCTGCTAAAGGTACGACTGTAACGTTAATTCCTGGACAATGGAATAATATTTCAATTCCTATTTCAGCTTTACACCCTGAACTTTTGACTGATGGAAATTTTGATAGTGTGTTTATTCAAGAGTTTTCAGGAGGAACAATTACTCCATCTAGTGCTTTTTACATAGACGACATCGGGTTTTTATAA
- the rimO gene encoding 30S ribosomal protein S12 methylthiotransferase RimO — protein MRTKSLKKNKINVITLGCSKNVYDSEVLMGQLRANGKDVEHEAPAEKEGNIIVINTCGFIDNAKAESVNMILEYADKKDKGLVDKVFVTGCLSERYRPDLEKEIPNVDQYFGTTELPQLLKALGADYKHELLGERLTTTPKNYAYLKIAEGCDRPCSFCAIPLMRGSHVSQPIEKLVKEAQGLAKNGVKELILIAQDLTYYGLDLYKKRNLAELLEALVKVEGIEWIRLHYAFPTGFPMDVLEVMKREPKICNYIDIPLQHISDSILKSMRRGTTQAKTTQLLKDFRAAVPGMAIRTTLIVGYPGETQEDFEILKDFVQEMKFDRMGCFAYSHEENTHAYLLEDDVPDDVKQARANEIMELQSQISWDLNQEKVGKVYKCIIDRKEGAHFVGRTEFDSPDVDNEVLIDASKHYVKTGEFVNIKIIEATEFDLYGEPA, from the coding sequence ATGAGAACCAAGTCTTTAAAAAAGAACAAAATTAACGTAATCACTCTTGGGTGTTCAAAAAATGTTTATGACAGTGAAGTCCTTATGGGACAGCTGCGTGCAAATGGTAAAGATGTTGAACACGAAGCACCTGCAGAAAAAGAAGGAAACATTATTGTAATTAATACTTGCGGATTTATTGATAATGCAAAAGCAGAATCGGTAAACATGATTTTGGAATATGCAGATAAAAAAGACAAAGGACTTGTTGATAAAGTTTTCGTAACAGGATGTTTATCTGAACGTTACAGACCAGATTTAGAAAAAGAAATTCCGAATGTTGACCAATATTTTGGAACTACAGAATTACCTCAACTATTAAAAGCTCTTGGAGCCGATTATAAACACGAATTACTTGGAGAACGTTTAACTACAACTCCTAAAAATTATGCTTATTTAAAAATTGCTGAAGGATGCGATAGACCTTGCAGTTTTTGCGCCATTCCTTTAATGAGAGGTTCTCACGTTTCTCAGCCAATTGAAAAATTAGTTAAAGAAGCTCAAGGCTTAGCTAAAAACGGAGTTAAAGAATTAATCTTAATTGCTCAAGACTTAACTTATTATGGCCTTGATCTTTATAAAAAGAGAAATCTTGCTGAATTACTGGAAGCTTTGGTAAAAGTAGAAGGAATTGAATGGATTCGTTTACACTACGCCTTCCCTACTGGTTTCCCTATGGATGTTTTGGAAGTAATGAAACGCGAACCTAAAATCTGCAACTACATTGATATTCCGTTACAGCATATTTCTGACTCAATTTTGAAATCAATGCGTCGCGGTACAACTCAGGCTAAAACAACTCAATTATTAAAAGATTTCCGTGCTGCTGTTCCTGGAATGGCAATTAGAACTACTTTAATTGTTGGTTATCCAGGTGAAACTCAAGAAGATTTTGAAATTTTGAAAGATTTTGTTCAAGAAATGAAATTTGACAGAATGGGATGTTTTGCTTATTCTCACGAAGAAAATACTCATGCTTATTTATTAGAAGATGATGTTCCTGATGATGTAAAACAAGCAAGAGCAAATGAAATCATGGAACTTCAATCGCAAATTTCTTGGGACTTGAATCAAGAAAAAGTAGGTAAAGTTTACAAATGCATTATTGACAGAAAAGAAGGCGCGCATTTTGTAGGACGTACAGAGTTTGATAGTCCAGATGTTGACAATGAAGTTCTAATTGATGCTTCTAAGCATTATGTTAAAACTGGTGAATTTGTTAATATAAAAATAATTGAAGCAACAGAATTTGATTTATACGGAGAACCTGCTTAA
- a CDS encoding outer membrane beta-barrel protein — protein sequence MIKQLYFTYNLTEEFKVVAGSFGTHIGYEVLDAVDNKNYSMSYAFSYGPFFNTGVKAQYTSGKFTAMLGVTNPTDFKSAMDAGSYQKTFIGQVGYIGDTGSAYLNFTTGSTNPIPGSTIPVSDENKTQFDLTASKTITDSFSLGLNATYAKTTNDFDSNLDGDWFSVVGYATYSFNPALLLAYRMEYFDAKDAAPSLGTLAGSNVFANTVSLNYKVGKLTIIPELRYDAASEDIFLDKNALPTGGSFYALIATTYSF from the coding sequence ATGATTAAACAATTATATTTTACATACAATTTGACTGAAGAGTTTAAAGTAGTAGCAGGTAGTTTCGGAACTCATATCGGCTATGAAGTATTAGACGCGGTAGATAATAAAAACTACAGTATGTCTTATGCGTTTTCTTACGGACCATTTTTTAATACTGGGGTTAAAGCGCAATATACTTCAGGTAAATTCACTGCAATGTTAGGAGTAACAAATCCAACAGATTTTAAATCGGCTATGGATGCAGGATCTTACCAAAAAACATTCATCGGTCAAGTAGGATATATTGGTGACACAGGAAGTGCTTATTTGAATTTTACAACAGGAAGTACAAATCCAATTCCAGGAAGTACGATTCCAGTTTCAGATGAAAATAAAACACAATTTGATTTAACAGCATCTAAAACAATTACAGATAGTTTTTCACTTGGGTTGAATGCAACTTATGCTAAAACAACAAACGATTTTGATAGTAATTTAGACGGAGACTGGTTTTCTGTGGTAGGATATGCTACTTATTCTTTCAATCCTGCATTGCTTTTGGCTTATAGAATGGAGTATTTTGATGCTAAAGATGCTGCTCCGAGTTTAGGAACTTTAGCAGGATCAAATGTATTTGCAAACACAGTTTCTTTAAACTACAAAGTTGGAAAATTGACAATAATTCCTGAGCTAAGATATGATGCAGCTTCTGAAGACATCTTTTTAGATAAAAATGCATTGCCAACAGGGGGTAGTTTCTACGCCTTAATTGCGACAACATACTCTTTCTAG
- a CDS encoding glycoside hydrolase family 27 protein: MTHERDVNGDLVPDPEKFPNGMKALIDYVHSKGLKFGLYNCAGTKTCAGYPGTRGYEYQDARFYAKLGIDFLKYDWCNTEGITAKEAYTTMSNALKTAGKPIVFSLCEWGDNQPWEWGKPVGNLWRISGDIYPCFDCEFKHPENWSSWGFMKIADMRKDIRKYSGPDHWNDFDMMEVGNEMNNTEDKTHFAMWCMLSSPLFTGNDYRKMSKETLAILTNKELLSVNQDKLGIQGFKCAILDGVEVWVKPLSDGAWAVSFVNRTETSKKVSFDWKKNNIKDVDFGYEADFSKTVFKIKDLWKNKEIGNTKKAFVTEIASHDVVTLKLIP; the protein is encoded by the coding sequence ATGACGCACGAACGGGATGTAAATGGTGATTTAGTTCCAGATCCAGAAAAATTTCCAAACGGAATGAAAGCACTTATTGATTATGTGCATAGTAAAGGTTTGAAATTTGGATTGTACAATTGCGCAGGAACGAAAACCTGTGCTGGTTATCCGGGAACAAGAGGTTATGAATATCAAGATGCTAGATTTTATGCAAAACTTGGAATAGACTTTTTGAAATACGATTGGTGCAATACAGAAGGGATTACTGCAAAAGAGGCTTATACAACCATGAGTAATGCGCTCAAAACTGCAGGAAAGCCAATTGTTTTTAGTCTTTGCGAATGGGGAGATAATCAACCGTGGGAATGGGGAAAACCAGTTGGAAATCTTTGGAGAATTTCTGGAGATATTTATCCTTGTTTTGACTGCGAATTCAAACATCCGGAAAATTGGTCATCTTGGGGATTCATGAAAATTGCAGATATGAGAAAAGATATCCGTAAATATTCAGGTCCAGATCATTGGAATGATTTTGATATGATGGAAGTTGGAAACGAAATGAATAATACAGAAGATAAAACGCATTTTGCAATGTGGTGTATGCTTTCGTCACCTTTATTTACAGGAAACGATTATCGAAAAATGTCTAAAGAAACTTTGGCAATTTTAACCAATAAAGAATTACTTTCGGTAAATCAAGATAAACTTGGAATTCAGGGATTTAAATGTGCAATTTTAGATGGAGTAGAGGTTTGGGTAAAACCACTTTCAGACGGGGCTTGGGCAGTGAGTTTTGTAAATAGAACTGAAACCTCAAAAAAAGTTAGTTTTGATTGGAAGAAAAACAATATCAAAGATGTCGATTTTGGATACGAAGCTGATTTTAGTAAAACAGTTTTCAAAATAAAAGATCTTTGGAAAAACAAAGAAATAGGAAATACGAAGAAAGCTTTTGTGACCGAAATAGCTTCTCATGATGTTGTTACCTTAAAATTAATCCCTTAA
- a CDS encoding outer membrane beta-barrel protein, which yields MKKAFHILAAMLTSSFAFAQEEEAAAPATTWGGSADAYYKYDFSKQMNGLTSFTNSQNSFELGMASIEAGHTFGKASVFVDLGFGKRATRIFI from the coding sequence ATGAAAAAAGCATTTCACATTTTAGCCGCGATGTTAACAAGTTCTTTTGCCTTTGCCCAAGAAGAGGAAGCAGCCGCTCCAGCAACCACATGGGGAGGTTCTGCAGATGCGTACTATAAATATGATTTTTCAAAACAGATGAATGGATTAACGAGCTTCACCAACTCACAAAATTCATTCGAGTTAGGAATGGCATCGATTGAAGCAGGTCATACTTTTGGAAAAGCTTCTGTTTTTGTAGACTTAGGTTTCGGAAAAAGAGCGACGAGAATTTTCATATAA